Proteins found in one Quercus robur chromosome 2, dhQueRobu3.1, whole genome shotgun sequence genomic segment:
- the LOC126714602 gene encoding SWI/SNF complex component SNF12 homolog: MSANNNNPPKSLGASSSPFGNAGMPTNPSFTQSQAQAQIEAAFQNQYQLSQAHAIAQAQSKALAHAQAQAQATHAQFQAHLQAQGLSLSQNHSAGIGNLGGSSPSMSMPGNSSIKRMPQKPPIRPLGVSPTHMVSPLRPMEQFSANRRKKQKLPEKQLQDKVAAILPESALYTQLLEFEARVDAALARKKVDIQEALKSPPCVQKTLRIYVFNTFTNQIRTIPKKPNAEAPTWTLKIVGRILEDGVDPDQPGVVQKSNPLYPKFSSFFKRVTISLDQRLYPDNHVIMWENARTPAPHEGFEVKRKGDKEFNVNIRLEMNYVPEKFKLSPALMEVLGIEVDTRPRIIGAIWHYVKARKLQNPNDPSFFNCDPPLQRVFGEERMKFTMVSQKISQHLFPPQPIHLEHKIKLSGNSPAGTACYDVLVDVPFPIQRELSALLANAEKNKEIDTCDEAICSAIKKIHEHRRRRSFFLGFSQSPVEFINALIESQSKDLKLVAGEASRSAEIERRSDFFNQPWVEDAVIRYLNRKPVAGSDAPGSM; encoded by the exons ATGTCTGCGAACAATAATAACCCACCTAAGAGCCTTGGGGCCTCTTCATCGCCCTTTGGCAATGCTGGTATGCCCACAAACCCTTCGTTTACACAATCACAAGCTCAAGCACAAATTGAGGCCGCCTTTCAAAATCAGTATCAGCTGTCCCAAGCGCATGCCATTGCACAGGCACAGTCGAAAGCCTTGGCTCACGCTCAAGCTCAAGCACAAGCGACACATGCCCAATTCCAAGCTCATTTACAAGCTCAGGGGCTGTCACTCAGCCAGAACCATTCAGCTGGCATTGGTAATTTGGGTGGATCTTCGCCCTCCATGTCAATGCCCGGTAATTCAAGTATTAAGCGGATGCCCCAAAAACCCCCGATCCGACCTCTTGGTGTTTCCCCTACACATATGGTTTCCCCCTTGAGACCAATGGAGCAGTTTTCTGCCAATCGGAGAAAGAAGCAGAAGCTTCCCGAGAAACAGTTACAAGATAAAGTGGCAGCGATTCTACCTGAGTCTGCTCTATATACCCAGCTTCTTGAATTTGAGGCTCGTGTTGATGCTGCTCTAGCAAGAAAGAAAGTAGACATCCAAGAGGCCCTTAAAAGCCCACCCTGCGTGCAGAAAACTCTTCGAATATATGTTTTCAACACTTTTACTAACCAGATTCGCACCATTCCAAAGAAGCCAAATGCTGAGGCCCCTACTTGGACACTTAAGATAGTTGGTAGAATCTTGGAAGATGGGGTAGATCCTGATCAGCCTGGAGTGGTCCAAAAATCAAACCCTTTGTACCCTAAATTCTCATCTTTCTTCAAGAGAGTGACCATTTCCTTGGACCAGAGACTATATCCTGACAACCATGTCATTATGTGGGAGAATGCTCGAACCCCTGCACCCCATGAGGGCTTTGAGGTGAAGAGGAAAGGGGATAAAGAGTTTAATGTGAACATACGCTTGGAGATGAACTATGTGCCTGAAAAGTTCAAGCTTTCACCAGCGTTGATGGAAGTTCTTGGTATTGAGGTTGATACCCGCCCGAGAATAATTGGTGCAATCTGGCATTATGTAAAAGCTAGAAAACTGCAGAACCCGAATGACCCCTCTTTCTTTAATTGTGATCCACCTCTTCAAAGAGTTTTTGGGGAAGAAAGGATGAAATTCACCATGGTTTCACAGAAGATATCGCAGCATTTATTCCCACCTCAGCCTATACATTTGGAGCATAAGATCAAGCTTTCAGGAAATAGTCCTGCCGGAACTGCCTGTTATGATGTGTTGGTTGATGTGCCTTTTCCAATTCAGAGGGAATTGTCTGCTCTATTGGCTAATGCAgagaagaacaaagaaattGATACCTGTGATGAAGCAATATGCAGTGCTATAAAAAAGATCCATGAGCACCGCCGGAGGCGATCATTCTTCCTTGGGTTTAGTCAATCACCAGTGGAATTCATCAATGCATTGATTGAATCTCAAAGCAAGGACTTGAAACTTGTCGCTGGAGAAGCAAGTCGTAGTGCTGAAATAGAGCGCCGGTCAGATTTCTTCAACCAACCGTG GGTTGAAGATGCTGTTATCCGATATTTGAATCGCAAGCCAGTTGCAGGAAGTGACGCTCCTGGAAGTATGTGA